A window of Syngnathoides biaculeatus isolate LvHL_M chromosome 9, ASM1980259v1, whole genome shotgun sequence contains these coding sequences:
- the grhprb gene encoding glyoxylate reductase/hydroxypyruvate reductase b: protein MLSLESFITLRVCASVALLNLELMAQSRSPSDFGDVLPWIMLASDLQAPPTQAEANFWTRAENEPPPPSLGLSPPLLRYFLLAMWCSRAALRLLRPPTLAGGPAAFARRDMSSRHRVYVTRQIPPEGLKILRESGQVQFELWDSDDVPVPRTELLRKVKGVDALLCVLTEKIDAELLDAAGPNLKVLSTMSVGFDHLSLEELKRRGIRVGYTPDVLTDAVAELTVALLLTTSRRLVEATHEAKTGGWGTWRTLWLCGHELANSTVGILGLGRIGVAIAERLAPFKVKKFIYTDMAPRPDLAGGINAEYVSFDELAKRSDFLLACCALTPETHMICNKKLFSKMKTSAIFINTSRGGVVNQEDLYEALANQQIAGAGLDVTVPEPLPTDHPLFTLKNCVILPHIASASYSTRNAMSALAANNLLLGLRGQPMIKELKL, encoded by the exons ATGTTGTCCTTGGAGTCTTTCATAACATTGCGCGTATGTGCGTCCGTGGCATTGCTCAATCTCGAACTGATGGCACAGTCCCGTTCACCTTCAGACTTTGGAGACGTCCTCCCTTGGATCATGTTGGCCAGTGACCTGCAGGCTCCTCCCACTCAGGCGGAGGCCAACTTCTGGACACGAGCTGAAAACGAACCGCCACCACCTTCTCTCGGTCTGTCACCTCCCCTTCTGCGTTACTTTCTGTTGGCAATGTGGTGCAGTCGTGCGGCGCTGCGTCTGCTCCGGCCGCCGACCCTCGCTGGGGGTCCGGCAGCCTTCGCACGGAGGGACATGTCGAGCCGACATCGGGTGTATGTCACGCGCCAGATCCCACCGGAGGGCCTGAAGATCCTCCGCGAATCTGGACA GGTGCAGTTTGAGCTGTGGGACTCCGACGACGTCCCGGTGCCGAGGACGGAGCTTCTTCGGAAGGTCAAAGGCGTCGACGCCCTCCTCTGCGTGCTGACCGAGAAGATCGACGCCGAACTGTTGGATGCCGCAG GTCCCAACCTGAAGGTTCTCAGCACCATGTCTGTGGGATTCGACCATCTCTCTCTGGAGGAACTGAAGAGAAG AGGAATCCGTGTGGGTTACACGCCCGACGTTCTGACAGATGCCGTCGCCGAACTGACTGTGGCTCTGCTCTTGACAACTTCCAGGAGGCTCGTGGAGGCCACGCACGAAGCCAAAAC CGGAGGTTGGGGGACTTGGAGGACTCTGTGGCTTTGCGGACACGAATTGGCTAACAGCACCGTGGGGATTTTAGGCCTGGGGAGGATCG GCGTGGCCATCGCTGAACGCCTGGCTCCTTTCAAAGTGAAAAAGTTCATCTACACGGACATGGCTCCTCGGCCCGACCTGGCCGGTGGCATTAACGCGGAGTACG tGTCGTTTGACGAGCTGGCGAAGCGGTCAGATTTCCTGTTGGCGTGTTGCGCTTTAACGCCGGAAACACACATGATCTGCAACAAGAAGCTTTTCTCCAAGATGAAAACAAGCGCCATCTTCATTAACACGAGCAG AGGCGGTGTGGTCAATCAAGAGGATCTTTACGAGGCCCTGGCCAATCAGCAGATTGCAGGCGCAGGATTAGACGTGACCGTCCCTGAGCCTCTCCCCACTGACCATCCACTGTTTACCCTCAAAAACTGTG TGATCCTCCCACACATCGCCAGTGCCTCGTACAGCACCC
- the uba6 gene encoding ubiquitin-like modifier-activating enzyme 6 isoform X1 — translation MAEDSMEIDDSLYSRQRYVLGDSAMHQMAQSAVFLSGMGGLGIEIAKNIVLAGVKAVTLHDVKQCETADLGSNFFIHKEDVLSQRKRAEAVCPRVAELNPYVHVETCSSPLDDNTDLGFLLKYQCVVLTEARLSLQKKVNEFCHSQSPPIRFIGCDAYGICARVFCDFGDEFEVSDPTGEEPKEIFIQSITRDFPGVVSCLDNQPHGLQTGQSVVFREVNGMVELNGSSRKVSVLSPHSFAIGDTSHFQEYAHGGFFVLVKTPKMYTFETLKRQLCDPQVLTPDFSKPEAPQQIHAAMLALDAFQEQHNRLPNTGSCLLDAETLLKLTEEVNATLRNKAAVNAELVQWLARTARGTLPPLAAAVGGLASQEVLKAITGKFAPLQQWFYFDAIEVVKPLHSLPADEFLPRGDRYDGLRACIGESLCGELHKLRVFMVGCGAIGCEMLKNFALLGVGLAQTSGEVCITDPDLIEKSNLNRQFLFRPQHIQKPKSTTAAEATLQINADLQLDAHLNKVCPATENIYSDSFYARLNLVVTALDNVEARRYVDSRCVSNQRALLDSGTMGTKGHTEIIVPNLTESYNSHRDPPEEEIPFCTLKSFPSVIEHTIQWARDKFENAFVQKPSMYNTFWQTHTSAECVLQRMQAGESLEGSFEVIKLLNRRPHCWEQCVTLARLKFEKYFKRKALQLLHAFPLDTKLKDGSLFWQSPKRPPSPIDFDSKDPLHFTFIVSTARLFAGIHSISYSEKDLCEQAVAAVLSHVNIPEYQPSVKNIETDEAAKKPDQLKMPLSSEEERAAIRQLQHAIAGDVVKAARLRMSPLDFEKDDDSNGHMDFIASASALRAKMYSIEPADRLKTKRIAGKIIPAIATATAAVAGLVALELIKIVGGFGFESLKNCFFNLALPAVVFTEPAAVKRTLIRENIYFSIWDCWTISGHEDFTLSDFMNAVREKYGIEPTMVVHGVKMLYVPVIPGHTKRLKLTMQKLIKPSAGRQYVDLTVSFAPERADDDDLAGPPVRYYFARDERAP, via the exons ATGGCTGAAGACTCGATGGAAATAGATGACTCCCTTTACAG TCGCCAGCGTTATGTGTTGGGAGACAGCGCGATGCACCAGATGGCCCAGTCCGCAGTCTTTCTCAGTGGAATGGGAGGGCTGGGAATAGAGATAG CAAAGAATATTGTCCTGGCTGGTGTGAAG GCTGTCACCCTTCATGACGTAAAGCAGTGTGAGACCGCCGATCTTGGCTCCAACTTCTTTATTCACAAAGAGGATGTGTTGAgccagcggaaaag ggcagAGGCGGTTTGTCCTCGAGTTGCGGAGTTGAACCCTTACGTCCATGTCGAGACATGCAGCTCCCCGCTGGATGACAACACCGATCTCGGCTTTCTCCTAAAATATCAG TGTGTAGTTCTGACTGAAGCCAGACTGAGCCTTCAGAAGAAAGTGAACGAGTTCTGCCACTCTCAGAGCCCCCCCATCCGA TTCATTGGCTGTGACGCCTACGGCATCTGCGCACGAGTGTTCTGCGATTTCGGAGACGAGTTTGAAGTGTCCGACCCCACAGGGGAAGAGCCCAAAGAGATTTTCATCCAAAGCATCACTCGT GACTTTCCCGGTGTGGTCAGCTGCCTGGACAACCAGCCTCACGGCCTCCAGACCGGCCAGAGCGTCGTCTTCAGAGAAGTCAACGGCATGGTGGAACTCAACGGCAGCTCAAGAAAAGTGTCAG TCCTTTCCCCTCACAGTTTCGCCATAGGAGACACATCCCATTTCCAAGAATACGCGCACGGAGGTTTCTTTGTCCTTGTGAAAACTcccaaaatgtacacattt GAAACTCTCAAGAGACAGTTGTGCGATCCTCAGGTCTTGACTCCAGACTTCAGTAAACCGGAG GCACCACAACAGATCCACGCCGCCATGTTGGCTCTGGACGCCTTTCAGGAACAGCACAATCGACTTCCCAACACCGG CAGCTGTTTACTGGACGCTGAGACTTTGCTGAAGTTAACAGAGGAAGTGAATGCAACACTCAGGAACAAA GCTGCTGTGAACGCAGAGTTGGTGCAATGGCTGGCGAGAACGGCGAGGGGGACCCTTCCCCCGTTGGCGGCTGCCGTCGGAGGCCTCGCGAGTCAGGAGGTTCTCAAAGCCATCACGGGGAAGTTTGCACCCCTGCAGCAATGG ttttattttgacGCCATTGAGGTAGTGAAGCCGCTTCACTCCCTCCCTGCCGATGAGTTTCTTCCTCGGGGAGATCGTTACGACGGACTCCGAGCTTGTATTGGCGAATCGTTGTGCGGGGAGCTGCACAAGCTCAGGGTCTTCATG GTGGGCTGCGGTGCTATAGGCTGTGAAATGCTGAAAAACTTTGCCCTGCTTGGAGTGGGATTGGCTCAAACCTCGGGAGAG GTGTGCATCACAGATCCAGACCTCATCGAAAAGTCCAACCTGAATAGACAGTTTCTGTTCAGACCACAGCATATACAG AAACCAAAGAGCACGACAGCGGCGGAAGCCACTCTGCAGATCAACGCGGACCTGCAGCTGGACGCCCACCTCAACAAGGTGTGTCCCGCTACGGAGAACATCTACAGCGACTCCTTCTACGCACGCCTGAACCTGGTGGTCACCGCACTGGACAATGTCGAGGCCCGCAGATACGTGGACAG CCGCTGCGTCTCCAATCAGAGAGCCCTCCTGGACTCTGGGACCATGGGAACGAAAGGACACACCGAAATCATCGTGCCAAATTTGACGGAGTCCTACAATAGCCAT AGGGACCCCCCAGAAGAGGAAATTCCCTTCTGCACGCTCAAGTCTTTTCCTTCTGTCATAGAGCACACCATCCAGTGGGCCAGGGACAAG TTTGAGAATGCGTTTGTCCAGAAGCCCTCCATGTACAACACTTTCTGGCAGACCCACACCTCGGCTGAATGCGTACTACAG AGGATGCAGGCGGGCGAAAGTTTGGAAGGCTCATTCGAAGTCATCAAACTGCTTAACAGGCGGCCGCATTGTTGGGAGCAGTGCGTCACTTTGGCCcggctgaaatttgaaaagtatttcaagagaaag GCTCTGCAGCTTCTTCATGCTTTTCCACTGGACACAAAGTTAAAAGATGGAA GTTTATTTTGGCAGTCCCCCAAAAGACCGCCGTCTCCCATCGATTTTGACTCGAAAGACCCCCT GCACTTCACCTTTATTGTCAGCACGGCCCGACTCTTCGCCGGCATTCACAGCATCTCTTACTCCGAGAAG GATCTTTGCGAGCAGGCGGTGGCCGCAGTCCTCTCCCACGTGAACATCCCCGAATATCAACCCTCTGTCAAA AATATCGAAACGGACGAGGCGGCAAAGAAACCCGATCAGTTGAAGATGCCGCTGAGCAGCGAAGAGGAGAGAGCGGCCATCAGGCAACTGCAGCACGCCATTGCCGGCGACGTTGTCAAAGCAG CCAGGTTGCGGATGTCGCCGCTGGACTTCGAGAAGGACGACGACAGCAACGGCCACATGGACTTCATCGCGTCCGCGTCCGCCCTCAGAGCCAAGATGTACTCCATCGAGCCCGCGGACAGGTTGAAGACCAAGCGCATCGCCGGCAAGATCATCCCCGCCATCGCCACGGCAACGGCGGCCGTTGCCGGACTG GTGGCCCTGGAGCTCATCAAGATAGTCGGGGGTTTTGGTTTTGAGTCTTTGAAAAACTGCTTTTTCAACTTGGCCCTGCCCGCAGTGGTCTTCACGGAACCAGCGGCTGTCAAACGGACTCTCATCAG GGAGAACATCTACTTTTCCATCTGGGACTGCTGGACTATCAGCGGCCACGAGGACTTCACCTTGTCCGACTTCATGAATGCAGTCAGG GAGAAGTACGGAATCGAGCCCACGATGGTCGTCCACGGCGTGAAGATGCTCTATGTTCCGGTGATACCGGGACACACAAAGAGACTGAAACTGAC GATGCAGAAGCTGATCAAGCCGTCGGCGGGGCGCCAGTACGTGGACCTCACCGTTTCGTTTGCCCCGGAGAGagccgacgacgacgacctgGCCGGCCCCCCCGTCAGGTACTACTTCGCCCGCGACGAACGCGCGCCCTGA
- the uba6 gene encoding ubiquitin-like modifier-activating enzyme 6 isoform X2 gives MAEDSMEIDDSLYSRQRYVLGDSAMHQMAQSAVFLSGMGGLGIEIAKNIVLAGVKAVTLHDVKQCETADLGSNFFIHKEDVLSQRKRAEAVCPRVAELNPYVHVETCSSPLDDNTDLGFLLKYQCVVLTEARLSLQKKVNEFCHSQSPPIRFIGCDAYGICARVFCDFGDEFEVSDPTGEEPKEIFIQSITRDFPGVVSCLDNQPHGLQTGQSVVFREVNGMVELNGSSRKVSVLSPHSFAIGDTSHFQEYAHGGFFVLVKTPKMYTFETLKRQLCDPQVLTPDFSKPEAPQQIHAAMLALDAFQEQHNRLPNTGCLLDAETLLKLTEEVNATLRNKAAVNAELVQWLARTARGTLPPLAAAVGGLASQEVLKAITGKFAPLQQWFYFDAIEVVKPLHSLPADEFLPRGDRYDGLRACIGESLCGELHKLRVFMVGCGAIGCEMLKNFALLGVGLAQTSGEVCITDPDLIEKSNLNRQFLFRPQHIQKPKSTTAAEATLQINADLQLDAHLNKVCPATENIYSDSFYARLNLVVTALDNVEARRYVDSRCVSNQRALLDSGTMGTKGHTEIIVPNLTESYNSHRDPPEEEIPFCTLKSFPSVIEHTIQWARDKFENAFVQKPSMYNTFWQTHTSAECVLQRMQAGESLEGSFEVIKLLNRRPHCWEQCVTLARLKFEKYFKRKALQLLHAFPLDTKLKDGSLFWQSPKRPPSPIDFDSKDPLHFTFIVSTARLFAGIHSISYSEKDLCEQAVAAVLSHVNIPEYQPSVKNIETDEAAKKPDQLKMPLSSEEERAAIRQLQHAIAGDVVKAARLRMSPLDFEKDDDSNGHMDFIASASALRAKMYSIEPADRLKTKRIAGKIIPAIATATAAVAGLVALELIKIVGGFGFESLKNCFFNLALPAVVFTEPAAVKRTLIRENIYFSIWDCWTISGHEDFTLSDFMNAVREKYGIEPTMVVHGVKMLYVPVIPGHTKRLKLTMQKLIKPSAGRQYVDLTVSFAPERADDDDLAGPPVRYYFARDERAP, from the exons ATGGCTGAAGACTCGATGGAAATAGATGACTCCCTTTACAG TCGCCAGCGTTATGTGTTGGGAGACAGCGCGATGCACCAGATGGCCCAGTCCGCAGTCTTTCTCAGTGGAATGGGAGGGCTGGGAATAGAGATAG CAAAGAATATTGTCCTGGCTGGTGTGAAG GCTGTCACCCTTCATGACGTAAAGCAGTGTGAGACCGCCGATCTTGGCTCCAACTTCTTTATTCACAAAGAGGATGTGTTGAgccagcggaaaag ggcagAGGCGGTTTGTCCTCGAGTTGCGGAGTTGAACCCTTACGTCCATGTCGAGACATGCAGCTCCCCGCTGGATGACAACACCGATCTCGGCTTTCTCCTAAAATATCAG TGTGTAGTTCTGACTGAAGCCAGACTGAGCCTTCAGAAGAAAGTGAACGAGTTCTGCCACTCTCAGAGCCCCCCCATCCGA TTCATTGGCTGTGACGCCTACGGCATCTGCGCACGAGTGTTCTGCGATTTCGGAGACGAGTTTGAAGTGTCCGACCCCACAGGGGAAGAGCCCAAAGAGATTTTCATCCAAAGCATCACTCGT GACTTTCCCGGTGTGGTCAGCTGCCTGGACAACCAGCCTCACGGCCTCCAGACCGGCCAGAGCGTCGTCTTCAGAGAAGTCAACGGCATGGTGGAACTCAACGGCAGCTCAAGAAAAGTGTCAG TCCTTTCCCCTCACAGTTTCGCCATAGGAGACACATCCCATTTCCAAGAATACGCGCACGGAGGTTTCTTTGTCCTTGTGAAAACTcccaaaatgtacacattt GAAACTCTCAAGAGACAGTTGTGCGATCCTCAGGTCTTGACTCCAGACTTCAGTAAACCGGAG GCACCACAACAGATCCACGCCGCCATGTTGGCTCTGGACGCCTTTCAGGAACAGCACAATCGACTTCCCAACACCGG CTGTTTACTGGACGCTGAGACTTTGCTGAAGTTAACAGAGGAAGTGAATGCAACACTCAGGAACAAA GCTGCTGTGAACGCAGAGTTGGTGCAATGGCTGGCGAGAACGGCGAGGGGGACCCTTCCCCCGTTGGCGGCTGCCGTCGGAGGCCTCGCGAGTCAGGAGGTTCTCAAAGCCATCACGGGGAAGTTTGCACCCCTGCAGCAATGG ttttattttgacGCCATTGAGGTAGTGAAGCCGCTTCACTCCCTCCCTGCCGATGAGTTTCTTCCTCGGGGAGATCGTTACGACGGACTCCGAGCTTGTATTGGCGAATCGTTGTGCGGGGAGCTGCACAAGCTCAGGGTCTTCATG GTGGGCTGCGGTGCTATAGGCTGTGAAATGCTGAAAAACTTTGCCCTGCTTGGAGTGGGATTGGCTCAAACCTCGGGAGAG GTGTGCATCACAGATCCAGACCTCATCGAAAAGTCCAACCTGAATAGACAGTTTCTGTTCAGACCACAGCATATACAG AAACCAAAGAGCACGACAGCGGCGGAAGCCACTCTGCAGATCAACGCGGACCTGCAGCTGGACGCCCACCTCAACAAGGTGTGTCCCGCTACGGAGAACATCTACAGCGACTCCTTCTACGCACGCCTGAACCTGGTGGTCACCGCACTGGACAATGTCGAGGCCCGCAGATACGTGGACAG CCGCTGCGTCTCCAATCAGAGAGCCCTCCTGGACTCTGGGACCATGGGAACGAAAGGACACACCGAAATCATCGTGCCAAATTTGACGGAGTCCTACAATAGCCAT AGGGACCCCCCAGAAGAGGAAATTCCCTTCTGCACGCTCAAGTCTTTTCCTTCTGTCATAGAGCACACCATCCAGTGGGCCAGGGACAAG TTTGAGAATGCGTTTGTCCAGAAGCCCTCCATGTACAACACTTTCTGGCAGACCCACACCTCGGCTGAATGCGTACTACAG AGGATGCAGGCGGGCGAAAGTTTGGAAGGCTCATTCGAAGTCATCAAACTGCTTAACAGGCGGCCGCATTGTTGGGAGCAGTGCGTCACTTTGGCCcggctgaaatttgaaaagtatttcaagagaaag GCTCTGCAGCTTCTTCATGCTTTTCCACTGGACACAAAGTTAAAAGATGGAA GTTTATTTTGGCAGTCCCCCAAAAGACCGCCGTCTCCCATCGATTTTGACTCGAAAGACCCCCT GCACTTCACCTTTATTGTCAGCACGGCCCGACTCTTCGCCGGCATTCACAGCATCTCTTACTCCGAGAAG GATCTTTGCGAGCAGGCGGTGGCCGCAGTCCTCTCCCACGTGAACATCCCCGAATATCAACCCTCTGTCAAA AATATCGAAACGGACGAGGCGGCAAAGAAACCCGATCAGTTGAAGATGCCGCTGAGCAGCGAAGAGGAGAGAGCGGCCATCAGGCAACTGCAGCACGCCATTGCCGGCGACGTTGTCAAAGCAG CCAGGTTGCGGATGTCGCCGCTGGACTTCGAGAAGGACGACGACAGCAACGGCCACATGGACTTCATCGCGTCCGCGTCCGCCCTCAGAGCCAAGATGTACTCCATCGAGCCCGCGGACAGGTTGAAGACCAAGCGCATCGCCGGCAAGATCATCCCCGCCATCGCCACGGCAACGGCGGCCGTTGCCGGACTG GTGGCCCTGGAGCTCATCAAGATAGTCGGGGGTTTTGGTTTTGAGTCTTTGAAAAACTGCTTTTTCAACTTGGCCCTGCCCGCAGTGGTCTTCACGGAACCAGCGGCTGTCAAACGGACTCTCATCAG GGAGAACATCTACTTTTCCATCTGGGACTGCTGGACTATCAGCGGCCACGAGGACTTCACCTTGTCCGACTTCATGAATGCAGTCAGG GAGAAGTACGGAATCGAGCCCACGATGGTCGTCCACGGCGTGAAGATGCTCTATGTTCCGGTGATACCGGGACACACAAAGAGACTGAAACTGAC GATGCAGAAGCTGATCAAGCCGTCGGCGGGGCGCCAGTACGTGGACCTCACCGTTTCGTTTGCCCCGGAGAGagccgacgacgacgacctgGCCGGCCCCCCCGTCAGGTACTACTTCGCCCGCGACGAACGCGCGCCCTGA